CAAGTTTTCAGGATTTCATCAAAGGAGTCTCAGTTAATAAGACGTGTGCTGCAGAGGAAGAGCACTATGACAAACATAGTTATCTTTCTCAGGATTTGGAGATGGGGAATTCCAGGAAAGGTTAGTGGGCATCACTGACAGCCACCAAGTTAGTTTGTGGTTGTTTGGGACAAATGCTAAATTGGTGTTTTGTGTTAATATTACAGTGTATTTTGAAACCTATGGAtgtcaaatgaatgtaaacGACACAGAGATAGCCTGGTCCATCCTACAAAGGAAGGGATACCAACGCACAGCTGACTTAAGCGAGGTACAGACGAGCTCTACACTAATTGAACATCCTTTTATGTCAAAACAGTTAACTAAAAAGAATATTCTTTGTGCTTACAGGCAGACGTTGTCCTTCTGGTAACATGCTCCATAAGGTAAATTAAtgttaaactattaaaataaattgtgatgttTTTAGGAGTAACtaacaacaatttaaaatagcTTAACCCCCCACACTAGGATTGGCATTACATCATTAAGGCTTCCATGCACATCATGCACATCTAAATCTGATACACCAACTAATGGACAGACTTCTCTCTTTACAGAGAAAAAGCTGAACAAACTATTTGGAATAGACTACAACAACTAACGGCTATGAAGAAGAGACGGTTAAAAACCCACACACCAATGAAAATTGGGATTTTAGgtaagttaactttttttttttttttttttacatttgtctctATACAGAGCCTAGAAGATATATAAAGTGTTTTGTGTATCCAGGATGCATGGCAGAAAGGCTAAAGACAGAGCTTTTGGAGAGGGAGAAGCTTGTAGACGTTCTTGCTGGTCCAGACGCCTACCGGGACCTTCCCCGCCTCTTGACTGTAGCGGACGGAGGTCGTCAGGCAAGCAACGTGCTGCTGTCGTTGGAGGAGACCTACGCTGACATCATGCCTGTACACCACGCTCCTCATGGATACAGTGCTTTTGTGTAAGTTTGCAAATTAGTTACCATGCATCCATGGTTTTTTGAACCCTCCAGTCTAGTCCATATCAACGATGTTTCATGTTCGGGATTGTcgccttccactttctttgtgttttaaactctggcagatttctgaggactaaggtttactgctcctcagatctctgcaaggtaaatccagacacctGGGTAGACTTTATGTTGAATCTGAGTTTTCCATTGCACGActgaaacaacctttgaacataaacgtgttccaccaaaacaagatccttcccgtgattggttttaaagacatgccaataaaccagagcaggttttacGCTCATCCaggagtgctgtgtggactagccagaccctcctccacagcgctgtggaggagggtctgactatCGCCACCCCTCCTCCTTTCATTTTCTACTGCAACACCATGTCTTTATATCGCAACCTGATTTTGTGTGCGTCTTTTGTGCTGGCAGGTCCATCATGCGAGGCTGTGACAATATGTGTAGTTACTGCATTGTTCCCTTCACCCGAGGCAAAGAGAGGAGTCGACCTGTCAGCTCCATACTCGACGAAGTTCGGATGCTCTCTGATCAGGCAAGTTATAACCTCAACACTTAAGTGTGTCAGTCAAATCCCAACACTTGTTTATAACATGTAGACTAGCACGAAAAGCACTACTAGGGCTTTTACACAAAGTATTTATCTAATTTGGGAAAACTGCTTCCTGAAATGTGTGGTAAATATGAGAGAAtaagataaaaagaaattatgaaaatgtataaaaacatgaGAATcaattcatttagtttttcataAAATCATAATGAGGGGttgatttgaaaacaaataagaggaaagattttattttgattcaatggtggGTTGCAGTTTTACCgggctttttcaatgttcaataaAGCCACACTAAAGCACTGCTTACggtgctccatggctgcaacgcAACCAGCGTCTGGCCGTTATGGAAACCAAAACTTATTCCTATTGGATCTgccttgcagtcggtgaaaagcaactgcgctggctgcgtctcagaactgcggccgccttgatGTCATGAGGTTATTGACGCCAACGTGTGCATGACATCACAGCAAGCCGGGatcaagtcagacacaaatGTAACCAGCATGCAACAGGCGGCGATCGCCGCTGATCGTTTCTGCGcggacctggctcatctcgaacaagcctatTGGAAGTCTGTCTGACCCACACTCCGGAGCAGAAGGTGGGGGTAATGCACCAATAAGCTGGATGCCAACCGtcataaaacaagaagaagaagaagaaggtctCAGGGGGTGAATCTCATCCCCCTTACTTGCTAGTCCTTGGTCCTCGGCTGAACCGGACGTTGTTTTGTCCTCCTCggtgaaggccgtctcaaagctcttatttggTCCCCGAGGAGCGAGCACCGAGGAGGGATCATCGAGGATACACAAGAGCAGTGTTCCTggaagccgtgcagctgaaggagttgctaaCTCTGCCCACAGAGCTGACAAACTCTTGTGACCCTTCAGAAGAACAGCtgtctcatccctctaaaaacacatttgctcgATTCCTCTCTCCTCCGATGATTTCCTTAGTGGGAGGCACTAAGACGcaaggaagggaggcaagtggaaCTTTCGTGGAGGCAATTTAAGTGCCTCCACACCCcctgacttgtgtgtgtgtgtgttttcagggtGTGAAGGAGGTGACTTTGCTGGGTCAGAACGTCAACAGCTACAGAGACACGTCAGAAGAACAGTTCTGTGGCTCCGACGTGACCAAGCTCAGCCAGGGGTTTAAGACCGTGTACAGAAGCAAACAGGGAGGTCTGCGCTTCTCCGACCTGCTGGACCGAGTGTCACGCATCGATCCTGACATGAGGATCCGATTCACCTCCCCTCATCCCAAGGATTTTCCTGATGAGGTACATGATGACACTGTACCTGCTGAATACGCATTCTCAACTGCACTGAATCTCATTCCAACCCTGTGTAGATATATAGATGTTTAGCAAAGTAtctttttcttcagtttgaTCACATTTCGCAAAAAAACCCCCGCCACTTTCATGTGGAGGATTCCCTTTATTAACGTCCTGACCTTCTCCGTGGGCTGGTGTTGACAGGTTTTGCATCTGATTGCGGAGCGAGGGAACATTTGTAAGCAGATCCACCTTCCGGCCCAAAGTGGCAGCAACAAGGTCCTCGAAGCAATGCGCCGTGGGTAAGACACCGCTGTGCTTTTTTCCACACTAAATCGTCAAAGCATTTCTGTGTGATAAATGTGTTGGTGAAGCCCCTTGTCATCAAATGTTCTCATATGTCTTTtcttataaaaatgtacagcTACACAAGAGAGGCCTATCTCGATCTTGTGGAGAACATCCGGAGCATTATCCCAGGTAATTGCAATGTTAATTAGCAATGATGGCAAGAAtactttcatattttaaaagtattgttcatttaaagacatttcaatcaaCTAACAAGCAACATtacttaaaaatgtactttgatGAAAGTAATAAAGGAGGTAATTTAAGATGtggtctgtgtttgtttaagcCACATGTCCAAACCAATAACAAATTCCCTTTTTATTCAGCCTGTGCATACAACTGATCATCAATTATGAGCAGGCATCCACCGCATAGCTTTAAATTAACTACAGCAGGATGTGCTAgttttattaatacaaaaacatcttattttataagatgcatttgttttgtttgcagaaatcataatgtttaaagtaactagtaactaaagctgtctgatgaaagtagtggagtaaaaagtacaatatttctctctgaaatgttgaGGTAGAAGAAAAAAGTGGCGTGAAAGACTCAAGTGAAGAACAAgaacctcaaatgtgtacttaagtacagtacttgagtaaatgtacttaattataTTCCACCACTGGACATGACCCAAGATCCAAGTATTAGCCCATGAGCCCCAGCGTGCTCTTTGTGTAACTTAATGTGACTTACAATGTTACAGAGTACAGTGCTTTAAATCAAAGATAGCGTTAGTTCTTCTCATACAGTTGTTAAAGTAAATGTTATTTGTTACTTCCACCCTATTCATGTGTTTCCAGTCTGGAGGTTACCCTCCTCTACACTAACTTGACTTCATCAAATAAATTTTAAGCTATTTCACACGTGGATCCCAGCTAGTGTAGTGTCCAGCTAATAGTACAACCTAAAGGGCATTTGCATTGGTATTATAATCTTCAGATAGTAGTGTGTTGTCTGTGTAAGGCTGCGACtagcaattattttcattgttgattaatctgacgattatttttttgggttaataaaatgtcagaaaaatggtGATcaatgttttccaaagcccaagatgacgtcctcaaatgtcttgttttgtccacaactcaaagatattccaTTTAATGTCCCAGGGGaatgaagaaactagaaaatattcccatttaagaAGCTAGAATCAGAGAATATCCATAATATAAAAATCAAACAGGTATATTGATTACCAAAATGGTtggcatttaatttaaatggttGACGGCTCAAATTGATGAATCTATGCCGCTCCAGGTCTGTGTTTAACATTATCGGCctgtctgtgtttcagaggTGAGTCTCAGCAGTGACTTCATCTCAGGCTTCTGTGGTGAAACGGAGGACGACCAGCAGCAGACTCTGTCTCTGATCAGACAGGTGGGCTACAATGTGGGATTCCTTTTCGCCTACAGTATGAGAAAGGTGAGCTCTTGTGGGTTTGTTACGTACGTTTCTCTATTTCAGAATTCAACCCaagctgttatttttaaaagttctcTTCAGTCGCCCCATAAGGGAtctagtttacattttttttttttacgcttgTCTTACTCAGAAAACCCACGCCTTCCATCGGCTACAAGATGACGTGCCAGCTGAGGTGAAGCGGCAGAGGCTGGACGAGTGTATCCGTGTGTTCAGAGAGGAAGCTGCACGGGTCAACGCTGCTCTCGTCGGCAGCACACAGCTTGTCCTGGTGGAGGGAGTGAGTACTGCACACATGACTTGAGAATATGTACAAGTGGATATTATACCTATATAATGGCGTTGAGCCAATGCTAGTACCAGCTCGGCTTGGCTCGACTCGACCGCGGTTCCCCGTCCtccattttccattgcagatttagtgCCGCCTCATGCGTAAGAcaagcgtggctggtcgtcatagtgACACCGCAGGAAATTGCCATGACCTGATGCAACGCACACAATGCCAAAGGTGTGgggtttttgattctcggcatgttgccgttgccacagccagaagacaaaagaagctggaggcagcaaaaaaaaaacaagctggtTAAACTATTCAAAAATGGCGC
The Etheostoma cragini isolate CJK2018 chromosome 4, CSU_Ecrag_1.0, whole genome shotgun sequence genome window above contains:
- the cdk5rap1 gene encoding CDK5 regulatory subunit-associated protein 1, translating into MQSLRKPLFTIPQHWTPLRCIQARHCSKLANTSVTPRERKTTANKFKSQISSGPSFQDFIKGVSVNKTCAAEEEHYDKHSYLSQDLEMGNSRKVYFETYGCQMNVNDTEIAWSILQRKGYQRTADLSEADVVLLVTCSIREKAEQTIWNRLQQLTAMKKRRLKTHTPMKIGILGCMAERLKTELLEREKLVDVLAGPDAYRDLPRLLTVADGGRQASNVLLSLEETYADIMPVHHAPHGYSAFVSIMRGCDNMCSYCIVPFTRGKERSRPVSSILDEVRMLSDQGVKEVTLLGQNVNSYRDTSEEQFCGSDVTKLSQGFKTVYRSKQGGLRFSDLLDRVSRIDPDMRIRFTSPHPKDFPDEVLHLIAERGNICKQIHLPAQSGSNKVLEAMRRGYTREAYLDLVENIRSIIPEVSLSSDFISGFCGETEDDQQQTLSLIRQVGYNVGFLFAYSMRKKTHAFHRLQDDVPAEVKRQRLDECIRVFREEAARVNAALVGSTQLVLVEGESKRSAKDLCGRTDGNVKVIFPKEDVAVLSLESNSASINAGDYLLVKILSANSQSLRGRALSPSSLRGTPQHRETPPRHQLGEHVASDTTKIERCS